The following coding sequences lie in one Pseudomonas monsensis genomic window:
- a CDS encoding penicillin acylase family protein: MKRVFTVVALLILVLLAGAGWYVYSKQPTRQGQVELRNLQGSVTVRYDERGVPHIRAENETDLYRALGYVHAQDRLFQMEAMRRLARGELAEVLGPKLLDTDKLFRSLRIRERAASYVASLDKQSPAWKALQAYLDGINQYQDSHAAPVEFDVLGIPKRPFTAEDSISVAGYMAYSFAAAFRTEPLLTYVRDQLGADYLNVFDLDWQPKGVLAKGHAKATPGLAAADWKDLNALARLSEQALLDNGLPQFEGSNAWVIAGSRSQSGKPLLAGDPHIRFSVPSVWYEAQLSAPGFELYGHHQALVPFAFLGHNLDFGWSLTMFQNDDLDLIAEKVNPDNPNQVWYHGRWTDMVTSEQQIKVKGQTPVTLTLRQSPHGPIVNDALGTAAGKTPIAMWWAFLETPNPILEGFYQLNRADTLAKARAAAAKVQAPGLNLVYANAKGDIAWWASALLPKRPAGVKPGFILDGSSGQADKDGYYPFSANPQEENPARGYIVSANFQPLSPTGMEIPGYYNLADRGQQLNRQLSDKSVKWSNEANQKLQLGTTTAYGPRTLAPLLPVLREVVSDPAQLKLVEQLAQWQGDYPLDSVSATVFNQFLYDLADAAMRDELGNDFFDTLLSTRVIDAALPRLAANADSPWWDNRNTPNKETRADIVKAAWQASMAHLKQTLGDDTKAWKWGMAHTLTHGHPLGQQKPLERIFNVGPFAAPGSHEVPNNLSARIGPAPWPVTYGPSTRRLVDFADPAHSLTINPVGQSGVPFDSHYDDQAEAYVDGMYVQAHFNAEEVTANTRSTLKLLPARAAP; the protein is encoded by the coding sequence ATGAAACGCGTGTTCACCGTTGTTGCCTTGCTCATCTTAGTGTTGCTCGCCGGCGCCGGCTGGTACGTCTACAGCAAACAACCCACACGTCAGGGCCAGGTGGAGTTGCGCAACCTGCAAGGTTCGGTGACCGTGCGTTACGACGAGCGCGGCGTGCCGCACATTCGTGCCGAGAACGAAACCGACCTCTATCGCGCCCTCGGCTACGTACATGCCCAGGACCGCCTGTTCCAGATGGAAGCCATGCGCCGCCTCGCCCGCGGCGAGCTGGCCGAAGTGCTCGGGCCGAAGCTGCTCGACACCGACAAACTGTTCCGCAGCCTGCGCATCCGCGAACGCGCCGCCAGTTATGTCGCCAGTCTCGATAAGCAGTCACCGGCGTGGAAGGCCCTGCAAGCTTATCTGGACGGCATCAACCAATATCAGGACAGCCACGCCGCGCCGGTGGAGTTCGACGTGCTGGGCATCCCCAAGCGGCCGTTCACGGCTGAGGACAGCATCAGCGTCGCCGGTTACATGGCCTACAGCTTTGCTGCCGCGTTTCGCACCGAACCGCTGCTGACCTACGTGCGCGACCAGCTCGGCGCCGATTACCTGAATGTCTTCGACCTCGACTGGCAGCCCAAAGGCGTGCTGGCCAAGGGGCACGCGAAAGCCACCCCGGGCCTTGCGGCAGCTGACTGGAAAGACCTCAACGCCCTCGCCCGCCTCAGCGAGCAGGCCTTGCTCGACAACGGCCTGCCTCAGTTCGAAGGCAGCAACGCCTGGGTGATCGCCGGCAGCCGCAGCCAGAGCGGCAAACCGCTGCTGGCCGGCGACCCGCACATCCGCTTTTCGGTGCCGTCGGTGTGGTACGAGGCACAGTTGTCGGCGCCGGGCTTCGAGTTGTACGGCCATCATCAGGCGCTGGTGCCGTTTGCATTTCTGGGGCACAACCTGGATTTCGGCTGGAGCCTGACCATGTTTCAGAACGACGATCTGGACCTGATCGCCGAGAAGGTCAATCCGGATAATCCGAATCAGGTCTGGTACCACGGCCGATGGACCGACATGGTCACCAGCGAACAACAGATCAAGGTGAAGGGCCAGACACCGGTGACCCTGACCTTGCGTCAGTCACCCCACGGCCCGATCGTCAACGACGCCCTCGGCACGGCGGCGGGCAAGACACCGATCGCCATGTGGTGGGCGTTCCTCGAAACGCCGAACCCGATCCTCGAAGGTTTCTACCAGCTCAATCGCGCCGACACCCTGGCCAAGGCCCGCGCCGCCGCAGCCAAGGTGCAGGCACCCGGACTGAACCTGGTGTATGCCAACGCCAAGGGCGATATCGCCTGGTGGGCATCGGCGTTGCTGCCCAAGCGGCCGGCCGGGGTGAAACCGGGCTTCATTCTCGACGGCAGCAGCGGTCAGGCGGACAAGGACGGTTACTACCCGTTCAGCGCCAACCCGCAGGAGGAGAACCCGGCGCGCGGTTACATCGTCTCGGCCAACTTCCAGCCACTGTCGCCGACCGGCATGGAGATTCCCGGTTACTACAACCTGGCTGACAGGGGCCAACAGCTCAACCGCCAGCTCAGCGACAAAAGCGTGAAGTGGAGCAACGAGGCCAACCAGAAACTGCAACTGGGCACCACCACCGCCTACGGCCCGCGCACGCTGGCGCCGTTGCTGCCGGTACTGCGTGAAGTGGTGAGTGATCCGGCGCAACTGAAGCTGGTCGAGCAACTGGCGCAATGGCAAGGCGACTATCCGCTGGATTCGGTCAGTGCCACGGTGTTCAACCAGTTCCTCTACGACCTGGCCGATGCGGCAATGCGTGATGAGCTAGGCAATGATTTCTTCGACACGCTGCTGTCGACCCGCGTGATCGATGCCGCCCTGCCGCGCCTGGCGGCGAACGCCGACTCACCGTGGTGGGACAACCGCAACACGCCGAACAAGGAGACTCGAGCCGACATCGTCAAAGCGGCGTGGCAGGCGAGCATGGCGCACCTGAAACAGACCCTCGGTGACGACACGAAGGCCTGGAAATGGGGCATGGCGCACACCCTGACCCATGGTCATCCGCTGGGTCAGCAGAAGCCACTGGAGCGGATTTTCAATGTCGGGCCATTCGCCGCGCCAGGTAGCCATGAAGTGCCGAATAACCTGTCGGCGAGAATCGGCCCGGCGCCATGGCCGGTCACGTACGGGCCCTCGACACGACGTCTGGTGGACTTCGCCGACCCGGCGCACAGCCTGACCATCAACCCGGTCGGTCAAAGCGGCGTGCCGTTCGACAGTCACTATGACGATCAGGCTGAAGCGTATGTCGACGGGATGTATGTGCAGGCACATTTCAATGCCGAAGAGGTGACGGCGAATACGCGCAGTACGTTGAAGCTGTTGCCTGCGCGGGCAGCACCTTAA
- a CDS encoding HD domain-containing protein — protein sequence MTTTIAGIKIPDSALARASTEYIRDIESDLLYHHSRRVFLFGALSGERQQLAYNPELLYVGAMFHDLGLVEGHRSDDERFEVDGANAAAAFLKPYGLSDDDIEQVWLSIALHTTPGVPKYLRPTVALVTAGVEMDVLGMDYAAFSTVQREAVVHAHPRGEGFKECIICAFADGLRHRPQTTFGNVKTDVLKDQEPGFKPMNFVEVIRNSPWI from the coding sequence ATGACCACGACCATCGCCGGCATCAAAATTCCCGACAGCGCCCTCGCTCGGGCCAGCACCGAATACATCCGCGACATCGAATCCGACCTGCTCTACCACCACTCGCGCCGGGTCTTTCTATTCGGCGCGTTGAGCGGCGAGCGCCAGCAACTGGCTTACAACCCGGAGCTGCTGTACGTCGGCGCAATGTTCCATGACCTCGGTCTGGTCGAAGGTCACCGCAGTGATGACGAGCGTTTCGAAGTGGACGGCGCCAACGCGGCAGCGGCGTTTCTCAAACCGTACGGGCTCAGCGATGACGACATCGAGCAGGTCTGGCTGTCGATTGCCCTGCACACCACGCCAGGCGTGCCGAAGTATCTGCGCCCGACGGTGGCGCTGGTCACCGCTGGCGTCGAGATGGATGTGCTGGGCATGGATTACGCCGCGTTCAGCACCGTGCAGCGTGAGGCGGTGGTGCATGCGCATCCGCGCGGAGAAGGGTTCAAGGAGTGCATCATCTGCGCGTTTGCCGACGGCTTGCGCCATCGTCCGCAGACCACGTTCGGCAATGTGAAGACCGATGTATTGAAAGATCAGGAGCCGGGGTTCAAGCCGATGAACTTTGTCGAGGTCATCCGTAACTCTCCCTGGATTTGA
- a CDS encoding DUF2059 domain-containing protein, giving the protein MRRLLFSLLMFCVLPAWADGHDQLYKIAGWPDQRAHFNDALSAAQQRYQNSLPPAVFQALVNNSNQRFAPQAMDQRAEAQLRQHLADPKPALAFFQSPLGRKIVAAELLATRRDQLAKNAKGLPKMPASDNRLLIIGHLAQALPAREAGAEVSLAIAGVAADSLSSMIPGLLGGGQAQGMLNGQRQRLMEQIGADMNNTLLYVYRDLSDDELEQFATFAESAEGKAYYQAALAAIRAGLAVGQSASSLSQ; this is encoded by the coding sequence ATGCGCCGTTTGCTTTTTTCACTGTTGATGTTCTGCGTTTTGCCCGCCTGGGCGGACGGCCACGATCAGTTGTACAAGATCGCCGGCTGGCCAGATCAACGTGCGCACTTCAATGACGCCCTCAGTGCCGCACAGCAGCGCTATCAGAACAGCCTGCCACCCGCCGTGTTTCAGGCGTTGGTCAACAACAGCAACCAGCGCTTCGCTCCCCAGGCCATGGATCAACGCGCCGAAGCCCAGCTGCGGCAGCACCTCGCCGACCCGAAACCGGCCCTGGCCTTCTTCCAATCGCCGCTGGGCAGGAAAATCGTCGCCGCCGAATTGCTCGCGACCCGCCGCGATCAACTGGCGAAGAATGCCAAAGGCCTGCCGAAGATGCCGGCCAGTGACAATCGCCTGCTGATCATTGGCCACCTGGCCCAGGCGTTGCCGGCCCGTGAAGCCGGCGCTGAAGTGAGCCTGGCGATTGCCGGTGTGGCGGCCGACAGCTTGAGTTCGATGATCCCCGGCCTGCTCGGTGGCGGCCAGGCGCAAGGTATGTTGAACGGGCAGCGCCAGCGCTTGATGGAGCAGATTGGCGCCGACATGAACAACACCCTGCTCTACGTTTATCGTGATCTGTCGGATGACGAACTGGAGCAGTTCGCGACCTTTGCCGAGTCCGCCGAGGGCAAGGCTTATTATCAGGCGGCGCTGGCAGCGATTCGGGCGGGGCTGGCGGTAGGGCAAAGCGCGTCGAGCCTCAGCCAGTAA
- a CDS encoding DUF6436 domain-containing protein produces MRPPYRTALFASLLALVCAGVLWAAYDWFQGRYLRAFSEHTAVFSGDPLRLPDELAGPGPIRLVHFWDPACPCNVGNQQHLTEMVEHFGSKGVEFFAVQKAGSHGQLPATLGSLKTITVLPGSEQIPASPAVAIWDRNGKLAYFGPYSEGLTCNSSNSFIEPILNALTQDRQVNATHTLAVGCYCPWPVVTQ; encoded by the coding sequence ATGCGCCCGCCCTACCGCACCGCACTGTTTGCCAGCCTGCTCGCCCTGGTCTGCGCCGGCGTGCTGTGGGCGGCGTACGACTGGTTTCAGGGGCGTTATCTGCGCGCGTTCAGCGAACACACGGCGGTGTTTTCCGGCGACCCGTTGCGCCTGCCGGATGAACTGGCCGGCCCGGGGCCGATTCGCCTGGTGCATTTCTGGGACCCGGCCTGCCCGTGCAACGTCGGCAATCAGCAACACCTGACCGAGATGGTCGAGCACTTCGGCAGCAAAGGCGTCGAGTTCTTTGCCGTGCAGAAGGCCGGCAGCCACGGCCAGTTACCCGCCACCCTCGGCAGCCTGAAAACCATCACCGTTTTACCCGGCTCCGAGCAGATCCCCGCCAGTCCGGCGGTAGCGATCTGGGACCGCAACGGCAAACTGGCGTACTTCGGCCCCTACAGCGAAGGCCTGACCTGCAACTCCAGCAACAGTTTTATTGAACCGATCCTCAATGCCCTGACGCAAGATCGCCAGGTCAACGCCACGCACACCCTGGCGGTCGGTTGTTATTGCCCGTGGCCGGTGGTGACGCAGTAA
- a CDS encoding GlxA family transcriptional regulator has protein sequence MTKTVAIVVFAGVQSLDVSGPMDVFAEANRFLAPEDHYRLEVIGVERGPMACSNGLTLNAHRHFSEALDAYDLLLVAGGPQLPFMDFGATFDEWLREACARAQRFGSICNGAFMLARAGMLEGRTVTTHWNDAEALARLCPTTQVEADRLYVEDGALYTSAGVTAGIDLSLYLLARDHGAEVALSVAKRLVVFTQRSGGQSQFSPFLTPHAEPTSVVAMVQLYVLANLTGDLTIADLANAANMSARNFSRVFAREAKVTPAEFVERARVDAARVMLESTAAPLKTVAYQCGFRDAQHMRSVFNRRLGVTPQQFRLNFAVAL, from the coding sequence ATGACCAAAACCGTCGCCATCGTCGTGTTCGCCGGCGTGCAGTCGCTGGACGTCAGTGGCCCGATGGATGTGTTCGCCGAGGCAAATCGCTTCCTGGCGCCCGAGGATCACTATCGGCTCGAAGTGATCGGCGTCGAACGCGGCCCGATGGCCTGCTCCAACGGTTTGACCCTGAATGCCCATCGGCATTTCAGCGAAGCACTCGACGCCTACGATCTGCTGCTGGTCGCTGGCGGCCCGCAACTGCCCTTCATGGATTTCGGCGCGACGTTCGACGAGTGGCTGCGCGAGGCGTGTGCACGGGCGCAGCGCTTCGGTTCGATCTGCAACGGCGCGTTCATGCTGGCGCGCGCCGGAATGCTGGAAGGGCGCACCGTCACCACGCACTGGAACGATGCCGAGGCGTTGGCCCGGCTGTGCCCGACCACACAGGTTGAGGCGGATCGTCTGTACGTCGAGGACGGCGCGCTCTACACCTCGGCCGGGGTGACGGCGGGGATCGATCTGTCGTTGTACCTGCTGGCGCGTGATCACGGTGCTGAAGTGGCGCTGAGCGTGGCCAAGCGCTTGGTGGTGTTCACTCAGCGCTCCGGTGGCCAGTCGCAGTTCAGTCCGTTCCTGACGCCGCACGCGGAGCCGACGTCGGTGGTGGCAATGGTGCAGCTTTATGTATTGGCCAATCTGACTGGTGATCTGACGATCGCTGATCTGGCCAATGCGGCGAACATGAGCGCGCGCAATTTCTCTCGGGTGTTTGCGCGCGAAGCCAAGGTCACGCCAGCGGAGTTCGTCGAGCGGGCGCGAGTGGATGCGGCGCGGGTGATGCTGGAAAGTACGGCGGCGCCGTTGAAGACTGTGGCGTATCAGTGTGGTTTTCGCGATGCGCAACACATGCGCAGTGTGTTCAATCGCCGGCTTGGCGTGACGCCGCAGCAGTTTCGGCTGAATTTTGCGGTGGCGCTTTAA
- a CDS encoding alpha/beta hydrolase — protein MPDTFDPDHLRASLKPLVEWQPLSDEAKAYQRFYKTDFPERDVWRGMGRFEVDGYELVSHCWWPEKVKATLFLLHGYYDHTGLYRHVIEWALDQDFAVIACDLPGHGLSSGPRASIRDFSEYQDMLQALFAEARSIALPQPWHLCGQSTGGAIVVDHVLNHGEGSPAQGQLILLAPLVRPRAWGWSQLSYYLLRPFVRGVTRRFSENSNDPAFLPFLQTDPLQPKRLPTAWVGALSRWIIRVEHAKKSPRRPLIIQGQADMTVDWQHNLQVLKWKFDRPQILLLPEARHHLANETAEMREEYFEFLSKRIRGRNLQ, from the coding sequence ATGCCTGACACTTTCGATCCCGATCATTTACGCGCGAGCCTCAAGCCCTTGGTCGAGTGGCAGCCGTTGTCGGACGAGGCCAAGGCCTATCAGCGCTTTTACAAAACCGACTTCCCCGAGCGTGATGTGTGGCGTGGCATGGGCCGTTTCGAGGTCGATGGCTATGAACTGGTCAGCCACTGCTGGTGGCCGGAGAAGGTCAAGGCGACGCTGTTTCTGTTGCACGGTTACTACGATCACACCGGTCTCTATCGGCATGTGATCGAGTGGGCGCTGGATCAGGATTTCGCGGTGATCGCCTGCGACTTGCCAGGGCACGGCCTGTCGAGCGGGCCACGGGCGAGCATTCGCGATTTCTCTGAGTACCAGGATATGTTGCAGGCGTTGTTCGCCGAGGCGCGTTCGATTGCGTTGCCGCAGCCGTGGCATCTGTGCGGGCAAAGCACCGGCGGGGCGATTGTGGTCGATCACGTGCTCAACCATGGCGAGGGCAGCCCGGCGCAAGGTCAGCTGATTCTGTTGGCGCCGCTGGTGCGCCCGCGCGCGTGGGGCTGGTCGCAGCTCAGTTATTACCTGCTGAGGCCTTTCGTGCGGGGCGTCACCCGGCGCTTCAGCGAAAATTCCAACGACCCGGCCTTCCTGCCGTTCCTGCAGACCGATCCGTTACAGCCCAAACGCTTGCCGACGGCGTGGGTCGGCGCACTGTCGCGCTGGATCATCCGTGTAGAACACGCGAAAAAAAGCCCGCGACGGCCACTGATCATTCAGGGGCAGGCGGACATGACCGTGGACTGGCAGCACAATCTGCAGGTGTTGAAGTGGAAGTTTGATCGACCGCAGATCTTGCTGCTGCCGGAGGCGCGGCATCACCTGGCCAATGAAACGGCGGAGATGCGCGAGGAGTATTTCGAGTTTCTGAGCAAGCGGATCAGAGGGCGTAATCTTCAGTAA